The following proteins come from a genomic window of Zygotorulaspora mrakii chromosome 8, complete sequence:
- the GSH1 gene encoding glutamate--cysteine ligase (similar to Saccharomyces cerevisiae GSH1 (YJL101C); ancestral locus Anc_1.265) yields the protein MGLLALGTALSWHESRSYNDRLKTEGIEQLLAVFKAASKRDNDTLFWGDEIEYMMIEYDDSEKNAMLDVNDDCILKILNTDDLPVCNANDVHFHPEYGRFMLEATPLKPYEGYAGNYVEYNMNKRRFVAEKKLSEITEQKSKARFGFLTLSVFPRMGCDEFINVPNMWNHKNSASRSLFLPDEVINRHIRFPTLTRNIRTRRGEKVCINVPMYKDHNTPKVDDSIYERDCFSPEDQESALASKPGFIYLDAMGFGMGCSCLQATFQAPNIEMARYLYDAFVNFAPIMLAASAAAPAFKGWLADQDVRWNVISGAVDDRTPQERGVPPLLPKSNKNGFGGISEEAQSSSKRIPKSRYSTVDLYLGGNKFFKRSYNDTEVPINDRVMNRLMENHIAPLDFDLAKHFAHLYVRDPLVIFEEDLQQDNQTSTNHFENIQSTNWQTLRFKPPTQDATPENKKVPGWRVEFRPLEIQLTDFENAAYSAFLYLLAEFFLTFSERVNCYIPMSHVWENMDRAHHRDAVLEAKFFWKDRFDGSDDCTAKEYSINEIFHDEKNGIFSTFIIPILRHKRFISKTWEELKNSSDHVRLFHYLKLISDRASGKLPSTARFFRDYILSHPDYKHDSKISKTINYDLLEMCDRITHLDDSRNEVSMFLGQEIGDYITNNVLFTYR from the coding sequence ATGGGTCTTCTGGCACTAGGCACCGCTCTATCGTGGCACGAATCTAGAAGTTATAATGACCGACTGAAGACTGAGGGTATCGAGCAGTTGCTGGCAGTTTTCAAGGCAGCCTCGAAGAGGGATAACGATACATTGTTTTGGGGCGATGAAATTGAGTACATGATGATAGAGTACGATGATAGCGAAAAGAATGCAATGTTAGATGTGAACGATGATTGTAttttaaaaatattgaatacTGATGATTTGCCCGTTTGCAATGCCAACGATGTCCATTTCCATCCTGAATATGGGAGATTCATGTTGGAGGCCACACCGCTGAAGCCATATGAAGGATATGCTGGAAATTATGTTGAATATAATATGAACAAGAGAAGATTTGTTGCTGAGAAAAAGCTTTCCGAGATAACTGAGCAAAAATCGAAAGCAAGATTTGGCTTTCTAACATTATCCGTATTCCCTAGAATGGGATGCGatgaatttatcaatgtcCCAAATATGTGGAATCATAAAAATTCGGCTTCAAgatctctttttctgccCGACGAGGTCATAAACAGACATATTCGTTTTCCAACTTTGACTAGAAATATCAGAACGAGGCGAGGCGAGAAAGTCTGCATCAATGTTCCAATGTATAAAGACCATAATACCCCGAAAGTGGACGATTCGATCTATGAACGGGATTGTTTTTCGCCGGAAGATCAAGAATCGGCACTTGCTTCAAAGCCAGGATTCATATACTTAGATGCAATGGGTTTCGGAATGGGATGTAGTTGTTTGCAAGCGACCTTTCAGGCTCCTAATATTGAAATGGCACGGTATTTATACGATGCTTTCGTAaattttgcacctattaTGTTGGCAGCATCAGCCGCGGCACCAGCGTTTAAAGGTTGGTTAGCTGATCAGGACGTCCGTTGGAACGTTATATCCGGAGCAGTTGATGACAGGACTCCACAAGAGCGTGGTGTGCCTCCGTTATTACCAAAATCAAACAAAAACGGATTCGGTGGAATTTCAGAAGAGGCACAGAGTTCAAGTAAGAGAATTCCGAAGTCAAGGTACAGCACTGTCGATTTATATCTCGGTGGgaataaattttttaaaagaagCTATAACGATACCGAAGTTCCAATCAATGATCGAGTGATGAATAGATTAATGGAGAACCACATCGCACCCCTGGACTTCGACCTAGCCAAACATTTCGCCCACTTGTATGTGAGAGATCCATTAGTCATCTTTGAGGAAGATTTGCAGCAAGACAATCAAACTTCTACTAATCATTTCGAAAACATACAGAGTACGAACTGGCAAACTTTAAGATTTAAACCACCTACCCAGGATGCTACCCCAGAAAATAAGAAGGTTCCTGGCTGGAGAGTTGAATTTAGACCTTTGGAAATTCAATTAACcgattttgaaaatgcgGCATATTCTGCATTTTTATATCTATTAGCTGAATTTTTCCTGACATTTTCAGAAAGGGTAAATTGTTATATCCCTATGTCTCATGTTTGGGAAAATATGGATAGGGCTCATCACAGGGATGCTGTTTTGGAGGCAAAGTTCTTCTGGAAAGACCGCTTTGACGGAAGTGATGATTGTACTGCTAAAGAATATTCGATaaatgaaatctttcatgatgaaaagaacggtattttttcaacttttatCATTCCAATTTTACGCCATAAAAGGTTTATTTCGAAAACATGGGAAGAactaaaaaattcaagcGACCATGTAAGGTTATTTCACTACCTGAAATTAATATCAGATAGAGCAAGTGGAAAGTTACCAAGTACCGCCAGATTTTTTCGGGATTATATATTAAGTCATCCCGATTACAAGCatgattccaaaatttccaaGACAATAAATTACGATTTGCTGGAAATGTGTGATAGGATAACTCATTTAGATGACTCTAGGAACGAAGTTTCAATGTTTCTAGGGCAAGAAATTGGTGATTATATCACCAACAATGTGCTCTTCACTTATAGATAG
- the GCN3 gene encoding translation initiation factor eIF2B subunit alpha (similar to Saccharomyces cerevisiae GCN3 (YKR026C); ancestral locus Anc_1.263), with the protein MQFFSLSLSVLLEQCLSSRKIIKQQSYKDYYTSIAVVFSLYFETMSEFSITETYLKFLEEDPEMTMPIAAIEALVTLLRVENPKTAAEMINTIKSAASELTQSIPNSISLKAGCDIFMRFVLKNTQLYGDWESCKQHLIENGQLFVSRAKKTRDKVAQIGVDFISDDDIILIHGFSRAVYSLLKYAAEKFIRFRCVVTESRPTTQGKQLYTLLQEKGIPVTMIVDSAVGSIINQVDKVFVGAEGVAESGGVINIVGTYSIGVLAKNARKPFYVVTECHKFVRMFPLSPNDLSMPGQSLDFTRKNEESQEILGGPTLDYTAQEYITALITELGVLTPSAVSEELIKMWYD; encoded by the coding sequence ATgcagtttttttcattgtcaCTTTCAGTACTTCTTGAACAATGCCTATCGAGtagaaaaatcatcaaacaGCAATCGTATAAAGACTACTATACATCTATAGCAGTAGTGTTCTCGCTGTATTTTGAAACTATGTCCGAGTTCAGTATTACGGAAACCTACCTCAAGTTTCTCGAGGAAGATCCCGAGATGACTATGCCCATTGCGGCCATTGAGGCATTGGTGACCTTGCTTCGAGTTGAGAATCCGAAGACAGCTGCTGAGATGATTAACACCATCAAATCTGCTGCTAGCGAATTGACACAATCTATTCCGAACTCTATTTCCTTAAAAGCAGGATGTGACATTTTCATGAGATTTGTTCTTAAAAATACCCAATTATATGGTGATTGGGAAAGCTGTAAACAGCATCTCATCGAAAATGGTCAGCTGTTTGTTTCAAGAGCTAAAAAAACTCGAGATAAAGTGGCCCAAATCGGTGTAGATTTTATATCTGACGATGATATTATTTTAATTCACGGTTTCTCAAGAGCAGTGTATTCTCTATTGAAGTATGCCGCTGAGAAATTCATCAGATTTAGATGCGTAGTAACCGAATCTAGACCCACAACTCAGGGAAAGCAATTGTACACTTTATTGCAGGAGAAAGGCATTCCGGTGACCATGATCGTTGACAGCGCCGTAGGCTCTATAATCAATCAAGTTGATAAAGTTTTCGTTGGTGCTGAAGGGGTTGCCGAATCTGGAGGTGTTATCAACATCGTTGGCACGTATTCTATCGGTGTGCTCGCTAAAAATGCAAGAAAACCTTTTTACGTTGTCACTGAGTGTCATAAATTCGTTCGTATGTTCCCACTCTCGCCTAATGACTTATCGATGCCTGGCCAATCGCTTGATTTTACTCGGAAGAATGAAGAATCTCAGGAAATATTAGGAGGACCCACTCTAGACTACACAGCACAAGAATATATAACGGCATTAATCACGGAACTTGGTGTTTTAACTCCAAGTGCTGTTTCAGAAGAACTGATCAAAATGTGGTACGATTAG
- the RPC37 gene encoding DNA-directed RNA polymerase III subunit C37 (similar to Saccharomyces cerevisiae RPC37 (YKR025W); ancestral locus Anc_1.262), producing the protein MNSAGTLFVTEEEDVPVPPNVDRNGDNEDVDMNGNDDHSSEEADENGNKGEQENEAEDKDDKEDEEDEEDEEDEDPVIQEIPLNLAGLDEVLHVFQYANKPKKVGSKPADRPFVSAARYKSESSVWELDVPLDETAFYNKGKAEEKWNEANIQTLRGVAVENEGQYVGFVSNGQIYLTPMQKVTQLRPFFKYIDSASQQKKQEEARSNVNHASQKTQVITMSVKSVNDPTQVRLAGSLLAHKLLEEEEAKNLAWVEDSFEQFKESITSKASSHILKSAGDEQDYLSNVI; encoded by the coding sequence ATGAATTCAGCTGGCACACTATTCGTcacagaagaagaagatgtgCCTGTGCCGCCTAATGTCGATAGAAATGGTGATAACGAGGACGTGGATATGAATGGCAATGATGACCACAGCAGTGAAGAAGCCGATGAAAACGGAAACAAAGGCgaacaagaaaatgaagctGAAGATAAAGACGATAaagaggatgaagaagatgaagaagatgaagaagatgaagatccCGTGATTCAGGAAATCCCATTGAATTTAGCAGGGCTTGACGAAGTTTTACATGTATTTCAGTACGCAAACAAGCCAAAGAAAGTTGGCTCCAAACCAGCAGACCGTCCCTTTGTAAGTGCTGCTAGGTATAAAAGTGAATCTTCTGTTTGGGAGCTAGATGTACCCCTGGATGAAACGGCATTTTATAATAAAGGAAAggctgaagaaaaatggaacGAGGCAAACATTCAAACTCTGAGAGGCGTAGCAGTGGAGAATGAAGGACAGTACGTAGGTTTTGTTTCAAATGGTCAAATATACTTGACTCCAATGCAAAAAGTAACACAGCTGAgaccttttttcaagtatATCGATAGCGCCAGTcaacagaaaaaacaagaagaggCGAGAAGCAATGTAAACCATGCGTCACAGAAAACCCAAGTTATTACAATGTCTGTTAAGAGTGTTAATGATCCTACTCAAGTCAGATTGGCAGGCTCCCTTTTGGCGCATAAATTactggaagaagaagaagccAAAAATTTAGCCTGGGTAGAGGACTCTTTCGAACAATTTAAAGAATCGATAACCTCAAAAGCTTCATCTCATATACTCAAAAGTGCAGGAGACGAACAAGACTATTTATCAAACGTAATTTGA
- the MEF2 gene encoding mitochondrial elongation factor MEF2 (similar to Saccharomyces cerevisiae MEF2 (YJL102W); ancestral locus Anc_1.264) codes for MLRSSLGLLRTYATRTELSKIRNIGIIAHIDAGKTTTTERMLYYSGKINRIGNVDQGDTITDFLPQEKSRGITIQSAAISFKWQKEFKINLIDTPGHADFTFEVIRALKVLDGCVTILDAVAGVEAQTEKVWRQSKTLPKICFINKMDRMGAGYSRTVKELIVKMKTRVALINAPFFKHDPKTQEQIFEGVIDVVNMKTLKWSLEDPDKIEVSDIEKSNEQIFEQLTSCRASLIETLGEYDEELVEHFLDEAEGDYLKIPAAFLKGSIRKATLNRFVTPILCGASFKNIGVQPLLDAIVDYLPSPIEVPYPELNDSNLPITIDSKNGALINRNRNLCVSLAFKVITDPIRGIMVFIRVYSGILNSGSTVFNSTTGEKFKIGKLVLMHADVHEEVNSLHTGEIGVMTGSSIAQRISTGDTVISHSLKKDGLKSLDRKKELPLKINPITVPPPVFSVTIEPRTLGNRSSMEDSLNTLVTEDPSLQITKDEETGQTILSGMGELHLEIAKYKLINELHAAVEIGKVRVSNKETLMESTSSNTISTDAGLRFTISVIPISERPPLPNENWISLGSDNNYLIMEQHEIYDPVKNWKFQMPYGALVNALTSSSIVALYKGGKVAGYPLYDCAVKVHGNWELPLDIQNPTEILSLSRSLVLKVLSSLEETNFAVLEPVMSLEVIVAQKDMGAVLQDLTGARDANILSIDDEHELNGSATGDSNIEFLSVAQNQFLPPDMTMKIAELGNEGGHMKVIRARVPLKSMVAYTNKFRSLTQGRGSFHMAYYGMGKVGND; via the coding sequence ATGTTGCGAAGCTCGTTAGGGCTCCTGCGAACGTATGCAACCAGAACTGAACTATCGAAGATAAGAAACATTGGCATCATTGCGCACATTGATGCGGGCAAAACAACAACTACCGAAAGAATGCTGTACTACTCTGGCAAAATCAATAGAATTGGCAATGTGGACCAGGGCGATACTATAACCGACTTTTTGCCCCAGGAAAAGTCAAGAGGGATAACAATTCAAAGTGCAGCGATTTCATTTAAGTGGCAGAAGGAATTCAAGATAAATCTAATTGACACACCCGGCCATGCAGATTTTACCTTTGAAGTTATTCGAGCGCTGAAAGTTTTGGACGGATGCGTTACGATATTAGATGCTGTTGCCGGTGTCGAGGCACAAACGGAGAAAGTTTGGAGACAATCGAAGACCTTACCTAAAATTTGCTTTATCAATAAGATGGACAGAATGGGCGCTGGATACAGCCGTACAGTGAAAGAGTTGATtgtcaaaatgaaaactcGTGTAGCTCTAATTAACGctccatttttcaagcatGATCCTAAAACTCAAGAACagatttttgaaggagTTATTGATGTAGTAAATATGAAAACCTTGAAATGGTCTCTTGAAGATCCCGACAAGATTGAAGTTTCAGATATCGAAAAGTCGAAtgaacaaatttttgaacaattgaCGAGTTGTAGAGCTTCATTAATTGAGACTCTAGGCGAATATGACGAGGAATTGGTGGAGCACTTTTTAGATGAGGCAGAAGGTGACTATTTGAAGATACCAGCCGCATTTCTTAAGGGCTCGATAAGAAAAGCAACATTGAATCGCTTTGTGACACCAATTTTATGTGGTgcatctttcaaaaatatagGCGTTCAACCATTGCTGGATGCAATCGTGGACTATCTACCATCACCTATTGAAGTCCCGTATCCTGAATTAAATGACTCAAATCTGCCTATCAcaattgattcaaaaaatgggGCGTTGATAAATAGAAACAGAAATTTGTGTGTCTCATTGGCATTCAAAGTGATAACAGATCCCATACGAGGCATTATGGTATTCATACGAGTATACTCAGGAATACTGAATAGCGGAAGTACCGTCTTTAATTCCACAACAGGcgaaaaattcaaaattggtAAACTGGTTCTCATGCATGCAGATGTACATGAAGAAGTGAATTCTCTGCACACTGGCGAGATCGGCGTGATGACGGGTTCATCAATTGCTCAAAGGATCTCTACAGGTGATACGGTCATCAGTCATTCTctaaaaaaagatggaTTAAAATCTCTAGATAGGAAAAAAGAACTTCCACTGAAGATAAACCCTATTACAGTGCCGCCTCCGGTTTTCAGTGTAACTATAGAGCCGAGAACATTGGGCAACAGATCTTCAATGGAAGATTCACTAAACACGTTAGTTACAGAAGACCCTAGTTTGCAGATTACTAAAGATGAAGAGACAGGTCAGACAATATTGAGTGGAATGGGAGAACTACATCTGGAGATTGCTAAATACAAACTGATAAATGAACTACATGCAGCAGTTGAAATCGGTAAAGTGAGAGTTTCCAATAAAGAAACACTTATGGAAAGCACATCTTCTAATACCATATCAACTGATGCGGGCCTTAGATTTACTATATCCGTAATCCCTATTTCCGAACGACCACCATTGCCAAATGAAAATTGGATCTCCTTAGGGAGTGATAATAATTATCTGATCATGGAACAGCATGAAATCTATGATCCggtgaaaaattggaagTTTCAAATGCCTTACGGGGCCTTAGTTAATGCTTTAACATCCAGTTCGATCGTGGCATTGTATAAAGGAGGAAAAGTAGCGGGATATCCGCTATACGACTGTGCTGTTAAAGTGCATGGAAATTGGGAATTGCCATTAGACATTCAGAATCCAACGGAGATTCTTTCATTATCGAGGAGTCTGGTGTTAAAGGTGCTCTCATCCTTGGAAGAGACCAATTTTGCTGTACTGGAACCGGTAATGAGCCTGGAGGTAATTGTGGCGCAAAAGGATATGGGCGCTGTACTTCAAGACTTGACGGGCGCCCGTGATGCCAATATTTTATCTATAGATGACGAACACGAATTGAACGGAAGTGCTACTGGTGATTCCAATATTGAGTTTTTAAGCGTAGCTCAGAACCAATTTCTACCTCCTGATATGACAATGAAGATTGCTGAGCTTGGTAATGAAGGTGGACACATGAAGGTCATCAGAGCACGAGTGCCCTTGAAAAGCATGGTTGCATACACTAACAAATTCAGAAGCTTGACGCAGGGAAGAGGTTCTTTCCACATGGCTTATTACGGAATGGGAAAAGTTGGCAATGACTAA
- a CDS encoding uncharacterized protein (similar to Saccharomyces cerevisiae CHS6 (YJL099W) and BCH2 (YKR027W); ancestral locus Anc_1.267), which yields MNFLWKAKTTAVSESGSLSHRHNASGFFSEDDILKSQQTSKPKNGPYNLKEFPRILEKNFGECLGNRTKILSSWASDEKLGLGPPDMIHFTLFDKFHQEEIGEYFYITGVDLSSESMPIALLNMLKVHMEPSQRSTDGKIATYCCLNIFRQLDIRIRFESDKNYQVSALDCRPGKSKVQLSNEIWEETFVSSCLRSLIFNIDPVRKLAGLVEYPLAISNGEISNCKRMIRALCKFVPRVLECGWDSSRSVQATLIHNYLTEALLIFLSIAPGLVDYAISTLRGFAEEDPDHGLYYSIVMIAIMDQEAEKDVEMIGLINNLLDPLMSRLDEARPRDPDSLQLVNCISDLLNLQAKFLIRNEDYDLALSVAKMSTELASDSFDSWFFLAKCYMQLGYYDNALISINCMPHLPDWDKCTQAAVQCTSLFDYYKRPLGDAVPRCGLTSIELNNLNSSMKNLKDHELKQLIYGRIVMPVETKRGCIKEIWENACASLGPIYGPHSKNLVNFVSPQEVQSMTDLKLLARNTISKQINWFHERVYELLVQITSTIGWNGLLHLRSKIFIMEKEYIGDSQLDIRANERMPRGLKEKRLCERWLDQLFLDLYEDLRISSSSQEHRGVKYNGLEWELLGLILLRTWKWQDAVACLRTSIMARFDIVSCKKLLELFMRADSHHTNVLDIDVVLELLVQKISYEARFYDGFQVANLQVLYKISQSLDIEVIRNRVTALPFAERGIVVMVETFLEWIKEMTVQKSSTAVPASM from the coding sequence ATGAACTTCTTGTGGAAGGCAAAGACAACAGCAGTCTCTGAGTCAGGCTCGTTAAGCCACAGACACAATGCGTCAGGGTTTTTCTCTGAAGACGATATACTGAAGTCCCAGCAAACTTCTAAACCAAAAAATGGGCCCTATAATTTGAAGGAGTTTCCACGGATAttagagaaaaattttggagaatGCTTGGGAAATAGGACAAAGATATTAAGCTCATGGGCTTCTGATGAAAAACTAGGCCTTGGCCCACCAGACATGATCCATTTCACTTTGTTTGATAAGTTTCATCAAGAAGAGATTGGCGAGTATTTTTATATTACCGGGGTCGACCTCTCAAGTGAGTCTATGCCAATTGCATTATTAAATATGCTCAAAGTACACATGGAACCATCACAAAGATCGACAGatggaaaaattgcaaCTTACTGCTGCCTCAATATCTTTAGACAGCTGGACATACGAATTCGTTTCGaatctgataaaaattATCAAGTCAGCGCCTTAGATTGTCGCCCTGGAAAAAGTAAGGTGCAATTAAGTAATGAGATTTGGGAGGAGACCTTTGTAAGTTCCTGTTTGAGAAGCTTAATATTTAATATTGATCCAGTCAGAAAACTAGCCGGCCTTGTTGAGTATCCATTGGCAATCTCCAACGGTGAAATCAGCAATTGTAAAAGGATGATAAGAGCGTTGTGTAAATTTGTTCCTCGAGTATTGGAATGTGGATGGGACTCTTCCAGAAGCGTCCAAGCGACGCTTATACATAACTACTTGACCGAAGCACTTTTAATATTTCTCTCCATAGCGCCTGGTCTAGTAGATTATGCAATCAGTACACTCAGAGGTTTTGCCGAAGAAGATCCTGATCATGGTTTATATTATAGTATTGTTATGATAGCTATAATGGATCAAGAAGCGGAAAAAGACGTCGAAATGATTGGGTTAATAAATAATTTATTGGATCCATTGATGTCCAGGTTGGATGAGGCACGTCCCAGAGACCCTGACTCCTTGCAGCTTGTAAATTGCATTTCGGATCTGCTGAATTTACAAGCAAAATTCCTAATAAGAAACGAGGATTATGATCTAGCATTATCAGTCGCCAAAATGTCCACCGAATTAGCATctgattcttttgattcatgGTTCTTTTTGGCTAAATGTTATATGCAATTGGGCTACTACGATAATGCACTAATATCAATTAATTGCATGCCCCATTTACCAGATTGGGATAAGTGCACACAGGCTGCAGTTCAATGCACATCACTTTTTGACTATTATAAAAGACCTCTAGGAGATGCGGTGCCAAGATGTGGCCTAACATCTATTGAGCTTAACAATTTAAATAGTTccatgaaaaatttgaaagatcaTGAGCTCAAACAGCTTATCTATGGGAGAATTGTAATGCCTGTTGAAACCAAAAGAGGCTGTattaaagaaatttggGAGAACGCATGTGCCTCACTAGGACCAATCTACGGCCCTCATTCTAAAAACTTAGTTAACTTTGTTTCCCCACAGGAGGTTCAATCAATGACAGATTTGAAGCTCCTAGCAAGGAATACAATATCCAAACAAATAAACTGGTTTCATGAGCGTGTCTATGAACTTCTCGTACAGATAACCTCAACAATCGGGTGGAATGGGTTATTGCACCTTAGATCcaaaatcttcattatggaaaaagaatatattgGTGATTCTCAGTTAGATATTCGGGCTAATGAAAGGATGCCAAGAGGCCTAAAGGAAAAGCGACTTTGTGAACGATGGCTCGATCAGTTATTTTTGGATCTATATGAGGATCTGCGCATCAGTTCATCTTCCCAGGAGCACAGGGGCGTCAAGTATAATGGACTTGAATGGGAGCTTTTAGGACTGATTTTATTAAGAACATGGAAGTGGCAGGACGCAGTAGCGTGCCTCAGAACAAGTATTATGGCCAGATTCGATATAGTCagttgcaaaaaattgctGGAACTTTTTATGAGAGCTGACTCTCATCACACCAATGTGCTGGATATAGATGTAGTACTTGAGCTTCTAGTGCAAAAGATCTCATACGAGGCCAGGTTTTATGACGGATTTCAGGTCGCGAATTTACAAGTACTTTACAAGATAAGCCAATCCTTAGATATAGAAGTTATACGTAACCGTGTCACAGCGCTTCCCTTTGCTGAGAGAGGCATAGTGGTCATGGTTGAAACTTTCCTCGAATGGATCAAAGAAATGACCGTTCAAAAATCAAGTACCGCTGTCCCAGCAAGTATGTAG